From Cellvibrio zantedeschiae, the proteins below share one genomic window:
- a CDS encoding MSHA biogenesis protein MshP produces the protein MSLDNLKKQQGFLMPLAIFIVVVMGLFALVISRNTIQSATSVTLEAVSTQAFYAAESGAQQGMQTLFFPDASSRQQADTRCAGLNTTYNFSVAGLNNCSAAVVCSCRFQDNTNCAPVTAANYTSSAAQNKTMSFYTITSTGTCGAGTLRATRTIEAGSFLKQE, from the coding sequence ATGTCCCTTGATAATTTAAAAAAGCAACAAGGTTTTTTAATGCCACTTGCGATTTTTATCGTGGTGGTAATGGGATTATTTGCGTTAGTCATATCGCGTAATACTATTCAAAGTGCTACGTCAGTCACGCTTGAGGCAGTTTCAACACAAGCATTTTATGCGGCAGAAAGTGGTGCGCAACAGGGAATGCAAACTTTGTTTTTTCCTGATGCCAGCTCTCGGCAGCAAGCGGACACGCGTTGTGCCGGACTAAACACGACCTATAACTTCAGTGTTGCAGGATTAAATAATTGCTCTGCAGCTGTCGTTTGTTCCTGTAGGTTTCAAGATAATACCAATTGTGCTCCAGTTACAGCAGCGAACTATACTTCCAGCGCTGCACAAAATAAAACAATGAGCTTTTATACCATAACGAGTACTGGGACCTGTGGAGCAGGAACCTTACGTGCAACGCGGACAATTGAAGCGGGTTCATTTTTAAAACAGGAATAA